The window GAGATCACGCATACAGCTCATACAAGAAAAGGCTTTGCAAGTGGTGCAGTCTTAGCTGCAAGTTTTCTTCCAGGCAAAAAAGGTATCTATACCATGAAACAAGTTCTGGGTCTCTAAATCCATTCTCCTCATAATTTGGTACATTGTGGTATAAATCCAAGCTGTGAGACCTATACTCCTTTGCTGCTGTCTTCTCCCCCTGATGGCGATTGCTCAATTCAAGGGTAAAAATGTATTGAAAGTAAACCTTGGCTCCCTCGTTTTTGGCAATTACCATGTTACATACGAAAGGGGTTTATCAAGAAAAGTTTCCTTATCGATTAGCTATAGACACATGCCAGTTGGCGGATTGATTTACAAAGAAGAGATCAAAAAATATATTGATAACAATGATCCAAATGTGATCAACACCATTGAGCAAACTACTACCGGTAATTTTGCCATCACACCTGAATTGCGCTTCTATACTGGTGCTGGCAGAATGCGCGGCTTATACGTTGCTCCTTATTTCCGATATGCCAAATTTGATGCTTCAGTACCGGCACGATATAATTCAACAGTAGCTGGTGTACGTATTGAGAAAAATGCCATCATGCAAGGCAATATTCAATCTTACTCTGGTGGTATTCTAATTGGTGTACAGCGCTATATCGCAAAACGAATTGCCGTTGATATCTGGCTCATAGGTGGCCACTACGGTATCAGTACAGGACAAATGGT is drawn from Chitinophagales bacterium and contains these coding sequences:
- a CDS encoding DUF3575 domain-containing protein; protein product: MAIAQFKGKNVLKVNLGSLVFGNYHVTYERGLSRKVSLSISYRHMPVGGLIYKEEIKKYIDNNDPNVINTIEQTTTGNFAITPELRFYTGAGRMRGLYVAPYFRYAKFDASVPARYNSTVAGVRIEKNAIMQGNIQSYSGGILIGVQRYIAKRIAVDIWLIGGHYGISTGQMVASIDPPMTTAEQQSLQNTLNGLATDPFKTQTTITATSASMKIDGPWGGIRSGISLGFRF